In the Ruminococcus sp. OA3 genome, one interval contains:
- the sstT gene encoding serine/threonine transporter SstT → MNNLIKKWTDISLIKRILGGLIIGALLGIAVPKASGITVLGDLFVGALKAVAPILVFFLVMSSLSNAQNSHGGVIRTVISLYMLSTLLAAVIAVFASMAFPIELTLAEAAEDATAPGGVLEVLQTLIMNIVANPVASLANANYLGILAWAVLLGIALRTAGEHTKQVLQDISSGISTLVTWIINLAPFGILGLVFGTVSTSGLDIFTQYGLLLALLVGCMLVVTFITNPILVFWCIRKNPFPLIFKCLKRSAVTAFFTRSSAANIPVNMEVCREMGMDKDTYSVTIPLGATINMDGAAITITVMTMAAAHTVGVAVDIPTAVILSVLAALSACGASGVAGGSLLLIPMACSLFGIPDDISMQVVGVGFIIGVVQDSVETALNSSSDLLLSISAELRQWRKEGREIEI, encoded by the coding sequence ATGAATAACTTAATTAAAAAATGGACAGATATCAGTCTGATCAAGAGGATCCTGGGCGGTCTGATCATCGGAGCGCTCCTGGGGATTGCAGTTCCTAAGGCCTCTGGAATCACTGTGCTGGGGGATCTGTTCGTAGGAGCATTAAAAGCGGTGGCACCGATCCTGGTCTTCTTTCTTGTCATGAGCTCACTGAGCAATGCTCAGAATTCTCATGGAGGCGTCATTCGAACCGTTATTAGTCTGTACATGCTGAGCACACTGCTTGCAGCTGTCATTGCTGTGTTTGCCAGCATGGCATTTCCGATCGAGCTGACGCTGGCTGAGGCTGCGGAGGATGCGACGGCACCGGGGGGTGTACTGGAAGTACTGCAGACGCTGATCATGAACATTGTTGCGAATCCCGTCGCGTCCCTTGCAAACGCCAATTATCTGGGCATACTGGCATGGGCTGTCCTGCTTGGTATCGCGTTACGTACAGCAGGGGAACACACAAAACAGGTACTGCAGGATATTTCATCCGGAATTTCCACACTTGTGACCTGGATCATAAATCTGGCACCTTTTGGTATACTGGGACTGGTGTTTGGCACGGTCTCCACAAGCGGCCTGGATATTTTTACACAGTACGGATTACTGCTGGCACTGCTTGTAGGCTGTATGCTGGTTGTCACATTTATAACAAATCCGATACTCGTCTTTTGGTGTATACGAAAGAATCCGTTCCCGTTGATTTTCAAATGCCTTAAAAGGAGTGCTGTCACGGCATTTTTTACACGGAGTTCGGCTGCCAATATACCGGTCAATATGGAGGTGTGCAGGGAGATGGGGATGGATAAGGATACGTATTCGGTGACGATACCCCTCGGTGCCACTATCAATATGGACGGAGCGGCGATCACCATCACGGTGATGACTATGGCGGCTGCCCATACCGTGGGAGTTGCAGTAGATATTCCAACAGCTGTCATCTTAAGCGTACTTGCGGCATTATCGGCATGCGGCGCTTCCGGAGTGGCCGGAGGATCCCTGCTGCTGATTCCCATGGCGTGTTCGCTGTTCGGCATCCCGGATGACATTTCCATGCAGGTCGTCGGAGTTGGATTTATCATCGGTGTGGTTCAGGACTCTGTGGAAACGGCGCTGAACTCCTCCTCCGATCTGCTGCTGTCAATTTCTGCGGAACTCAGACAATGGAGAAAAGAGGGCAGGGAGATCGAAATATAG
- a CDS encoding inorganic diphosphatase: MNVWHDMKPERIRPEKFSVYVTIPKGSNKKYEFDIQTGLLQLVKILYTAACYPVNCGIIPRTMGTDQKPLEVMILCQEILDGNTLVECCPVGVLQTSIQGVRTERILAIPIMDSANAMGVVEAENLLKTVYEELKYFFGIYRGPDADTIEVRGGIEAMKAVQLIETSMKAYDKKYADRMKDQKN, from the coding sequence ATGAATGTTTGGCATGATATGAAACCGGAGAGAATCAGGCCTGAAAAATTCTCTGTCTATGTCACGATACCAAAGGGGAGTAATAAGAAATATGAGTTTGATATCCAGACCGGACTGCTGCAGCTGGTAAAGATTTTGTATACAGCGGCGTGTTATCCGGTGAACTGTGGTATTATTCCGAGAACGATGGGGACAGATCAAAAACCGCTGGAGGTTATGATCCTGTGCCAGGAGATTCTGGATGGAAATACACTCGTAGAATGCTGCCCGGTTGGAGTTTTGCAGACATCGATACAGGGAGTCCGGACAGAACGGATTCTGGCGATTCCCATAATGGATTCTGCGAATGCCATGGGAGTTGTGGAGGCAGAAAATCTTTTAAAAACGGTATATGAAGAACTGAAATATTTCTTTGGTATTTACCGCGGTCCGGATGCAGATACGATCGAAGTCCGGGGAGGGATTGAGGCAATGAAAGCTGTTCAGCTGATTGAGACCAGTATGAAGGCGTATGACAAAAAATACGCTGACAGAATGAAAGATCAGAAGAACTGA
- a CDS encoding diguanylate cyclase: MNRNTLLIVDDMEVNRAILRSLFEQDYNLLEAENGEQGLMLLNQYKDTIAAVLLDIVMPVKDGYEVMAEMSRNRLLDDVPVIVITAQDSTENEVRAFDLGASDIVMKPFEPHVVRRRVENVVELNRHKRHLEELVEEQAINLRESKAVLMDALSSVIEHRSIESGQHVLRIRMFTKLLLEDVKDNYSEYGLDDRKIDIISSAAALHDIGKIAIPDAILNKPGRLTAEEFQIMKTHAEKGCEILAGLDRMHDKEYLQYAYSICRYHHERWDGNGYPDGLIGENIPICAQAAGVADAYDALTTNRVYKRAYTPEKACNMILNGECGLFSPKLLECFKNVQEPFAELSREYADGKSPGTDFEMISTRDDYKTEAENTLELGQMKYFAMLRYEDSTVMEVDADSGIYHLVYTQNSDFDLLRSGDLFEESYQVFVEKAVHPDDRMGLLKNHSIDVFLASGAMKRSLNYRVFHQGSGNYIWYGLSILRINIENPRQHKLLMIWRKLKDYAGGPAVSPKEDRQFIDNSLVGIQQCFNDGWFTIRHINEGFITLFGYSREEIERVFQNRFIEMIYPDDREKVLKYFRKEQSVRKTFEYEYRILTKDGRVLWVLDKSQLFTGEDGVEYMNCVLIDVTHTKQEQEKLRLTMERHQIIMDQTNDIIFEWDIHQNKILYSSNWVKKFGYQPITEEIDKRIPQASHVLPEDMPNFLKLMKDVETGAPYGETELRIANTDSQYIWCRIRATTQFNNDGKPVKAVGVIVDIDSEKRHAQDLIDKAERDHLTHLFNKNAARTRIQSAMKHWERNGTAAMMIIDLDNFKTINDNFGHMFGDAVLMEVAGQLQKLFRSEDVVSRIGGDEFLVYINSLPDQNVLAGRAENLIATMRTVLPDELHLCPLSCSVGVACFPKDAIGFQELFQCCDRALYYAKAQGKNQFAMYDKLTMAKTFDINSQQAVTANTRIESDEAFDFDNAAVIQQASQLLYRAEDMDAAVQSILELIGCRYHVSRAYIFEESEDHCYCRNTFEWCNEGIEPQIKFLQHVAYADIGDYHENFDENGVFYCPDISILPKPQCDDLAVQRIRSMLQCAIQNEGEFVGFVGFDDCTARRMWTQSQIKTLSFIAELLSTYLLKKRAQENLAQAVENLHTLLDSQNSWIYVIDPNTYELRYINAKTSKIAPAAKVGMSCHKAFFDRMIPCAACPMKDIRKNTNKTMEIYNPLLKVWSLADASLIRWGSQEACLLSCHDITPYKNLIQENAPADWDSTAG; encoded by the coding sequence ATGAATCGGAATACACTTTTGATTGTGGATGACATGGAGGTAAACCGTGCCATTCTTCGGTCTTTATTTGAGCAGGATTATAATCTTCTGGAGGCAGAAAACGGAGAACAGGGATTGATGCTGCTCAATCAATATAAAGACACTATCGCTGCGGTGCTTCTTGACATTGTCATGCCGGTGAAGGACGGTTATGAGGTTATGGCGGAAATGTCACGAAACAGGCTGCTGGATGACGTTCCGGTGATAGTGATCACTGCTCAGGATTCTACGGAAAATGAAGTCCGGGCATTTGATCTGGGGGCCTCCGATATTGTGATGAAACCATTTGAGCCGCATGTGGTCAGGAGACGGGTAGAAAATGTCGTTGAGTTAAACCGGCACAAACGGCATTTGGAAGAACTCGTGGAGGAACAGGCGATCAATCTGCGCGAATCAAAAGCGGTACTGATGGATGCACTGTCATCTGTGATAGAGCACCGCAGCATTGAATCAGGACAGCACGTTTTACGTATCCGGATGTTCACGAAGCTGCTTTTGGAAGATGTAAAAGACAATTATTCGGAATATGGACTTGATGATCGGAAAATCGATATTATATCCAGTGCCGCAGCACTGCACGATATCGGCAAAATAGCAATTCCTGATGCAATTCTGAATAAACCGGGGCGATTGACAGCAGAAGAATTCCAGATCATGAAAACTCATGCCGAAAAGGGGTGTGAGATACTGGCGGGGCTTGACCGGATGCATGACAAGGAATATCTGCAGTATGCATACAGTATCTGTCGCTACCATCACGAACGCTGGGATGGCAACGGATACCCTGACGGACTGATCGGAGAAAATATTCCGATCTGTGCACAGGCGGCGGGGGTTGCAGATGCGTACGACGCACTGACAACCAACCGTGTATACAAGAGAGCCTATACACCAGAAAAGGCCTGCAATATGATTCTGAATGGAGAGTGCGGCCTGTTTTCACCGAAGCTTCTGGAGTGCTTTAAAAATGTCCAGGAGCCGTTTGCAGAACTTTCGCGGGAGTACGCTGACGGCAAATCACCGGGAACTGATTTTGAGATGATATCAACTCGGGATGACTATAAAACAGAAGCGGAGAATACGCTGGAGCTTGGACAGATGAAATATTTTGCCATGCTTCGTTATGAAGATTCTACCGTGATGGAAGTGGATGCAGACAGCGGTATTTATCATCTGGTCTACACACAAAACAGCGACTTTGATCTGCTGCGTTCAGGAGATCTGTTCGAAGAGTCTTATCAGGTGTTTGTAGAAAAGGCTGTCCATCCGGATGACAGGATGGGACTGCTCAAGAATCACAGTATTGATGTGTTTCTCGCAAGCGGAGCGATGAAGAGATCGCTGAACTATCGCGTGTTTCACCAGGGATCCGGAAACTATATCTGGTATGGGCTTTCAATTCTGAGGATCAATATAGAAAATCCCAGGCAGCATAAGCTGCTGATGATCTGGCGTAAACTAAAAGACTATGCCGGAGGCCCTGCGGTGTCACCTAAAGAGGACCGGCAGTTTATCGATAATTCTTTGGTTGGTATTCAACAGTGTTTCAATGACGGATGGTTTACGATCCGGCATATTAATGAAGGATTTATTACGCTTTTTGGCTACAGCAGGGAAGAAATTGAGCGGGTTTTTCAGAATCGTTTTATAGAGATGATCTATCCGGATGACCGTGAAAAAGTTCTGAAATATTTTCGAAAAGAACAGTCTGTCAGAAAAACGTTTGAATATGAATACCGAATACTGACCAAAGACGGCCGTGTTTTATGGGTACTGGATAAAAGTCAGCTCTTCACAGGTGAGGACGGAGTGGAATATATGAACTGTGTACTGATTGATGTGACACATACCAAGCAGGAACAGGAGAAACTTCGACTGACCATGGAGCGCCATCAGATTATCATGGATCAGACGAATGATATTATCTTTGAATGGGATATTCATCAGAATAAAATTCTGTATTCTTCAAACTGGGTAAAGAAATTTGGGTATCAGCCGATCACGGAAGAAATCGATAAAAGGATTCCCCAGGCATCGCATGTTTTGCCTGAAGATATGCCAAACTTTCTGAAGCTGATGAAAGATGTGGAAACCGGTGCCCCTTACGGTGAAACAGAACTGCGTATAGCAAATACGGACAGCCAATATATCTGGTGCCGTATCCGTGCGACCACACAGTTTAATAATGACGGCAAACCGGTAAAAGCGGTCGGTGTCATAGTGGATATCGACAGTGAGAAGCGACATGCACAGGATCTGATTGATAAGGCTGAGCGGGACCATCTGACTCATTTGTTTAATAAAAATGCCGCACGTACACGTATCCAGAGTGCGATGAAACACTGGGAACGTAACGGGACAGCTGCCATGATGATCATCGACCTGGACAATTTTAAAACGATCAATGACAATTTTGGACATATGTTTGGCGATGCAGTACTTATGGAGGTTGCAGGACAGCTGCAGAAGCTCTTCCGTTCCGAAGATGTTGTCTCCCGTATCGGGGGGGATGAATTTCTGGTTTATATCAACAGTCTGCCGGATCAGAATGTGCTGGCAGGACGGGCAGAGAATCTTATTGCGACGATGCGGACTGTCCTGCCAGACGAACTGCATCTCTGCCCGCTGTCATGCAGTGTAGGGGTGGCCTGTTTCCCGAAAGACGCGATAGGTTTCCAGGAATTGTTTCAGTGCTGCGACAGGGCACTTTATTATGCAAAGGCACAGGGGAAGAACCAGTTTGCCATGTATGACAAACTGACAATGGCAAAGACTTTTGATATAAATTCTCAGCAGGCTGTGACGGCCAATACACGGATTGAATCGGATGAGGCGTTCGACTTTGATAATGCCGCCGTGATACAGCAGGCTTCACAGCTTCTGTACAGGGCCGAAGATATGGATGCAGCGGTACAGTCGATACTTGAGCTGATCGGGTGCAGGTATCATGTCAGCCGTGCTTACATTTTTGAAGAATCAGAGGATCACTGCTATTGCCGCAATACCTTTGAATGGTGTAATGAGGGGATTGAACCGCAGATAAAGTTTCTACAGCACGTCGCATATGCAGATATCGGAGATTACCATGAAAATTTTGATGAAAACGGTGTTTTCTATTGTCCGGATATTTCGATACTGCCAAAGCCACAGTGTGATGATCTTGCTGTCCAGAGGATCCGTTCCATGCTGCAGTGCGCGATCCAGAATGAAGGGGAATTCGTTGGATTTGTAGGGTTTGACGATTGTACAGCCAGGCGGATGTGGACACAGAGCCAGATAAAGACGCTGTCCTTTATTGCAGAACTGCTTTCTACGTATCTGCTTAAAAAGCGTGCCCAGGAAAACCTTGCCCAGGCCGTGGAGAATCTGCATACCCTGCTTGACTCGCAGAATTCCTGGATCTATGTCATTGACCCGAATACATATGAACTGCGCTACATCAATGCGAAAACCAGCAAGATCGCGCCGGCGGCAAAGGTCGGCATGAGCTGCCATAAAGCTTTTTTTGACAGGATGATCCCATGTGCCGCCTGTCCGATGAAGGATATACGAAAAAACACGAATAAAACAATGGAGATCTATAATCCATTATTAAAGGTATGGTCTCTGGCAGATGCCTCACTGATTCGCTGGGGCAGCCAGGAGGCGTGTCTGCTGTCCTGCCATGACATTACACCCTACAAAAATCTGATACAGGAGAATGCGCCTGCTGATTGGGACAGTACTGCTGGATAA
- a CDS encoding D-2-hydroxyacid dehydrogenase, protein MSNIVILDGHTINPGDLSWEVIQRLGECTVYQRTPADLVLERCRDARIVLTSKVLFTRRIIESLPKLKYIGVLATGYNVVDVDAAREHGITVTNIPAYSTLSVAQMVFALLLQLCCHVKEHSDSVKEGKWSDCKDFCYWNYPMIELAGKTMGIIGFGMIGQQTARVANALGMRVTVFGRRKKRVEGIEFLWADSLEELLGCSDVVSLHCPLSEETKYMMNADTLQLMKPSAFLINTARGPLMEEHALAEALNSGRIAGAALDVLTTEPPQADNPLFHAKNCIITPHIAWATKEARTRLIDTAGHNLKAFMEGDPVNMVQ, encoded by the coding sequence ATGAGTAACATAGTGATTTTAGATGGACATACTATTAATCCGGGAGATCTGTCCTGGGAAGTGATTCAGCGGCTGGGTGAATGTACCGTCTATCAGCGAACACCGGCAGATCTTGTGCTGGAACGCTGTCGGGATGCCCGGATTGTTTTGACCAGCAAGGTGCTGTTTACAAGGAGAATCATCGAGAGCCTGCCAAAACTTAAATATATCGGCGTGCTTGCCACCGGATATAATGTGGTTGATGTTGATGCGGCCAGAGAGCATGGAATCACCGTGACAAATATCCCGGCCTACAGCACACTTTCTGTTGCGCAGATGGTATTCGCATTGCTACTGCAGCTGTGCTGTCATGTAAAAGAACACAGTGACAGTGTAAAAGAAGGAAAATGGTCGGACTGTAAAGATTTCTGCTATTGGAATTATCCGATGATCGAACTGGCTGGAAAGACGATGGGGATCATAGGATTCGGCATGATCGGACAGCAGACGGCACGTGTGGCAAATGCCCTGGGGATGCGGGTGACAGTGTTCGGAAGACGAAAGAAACGGGTGGAAGGTATTGAGTTTCTGTGGGCGGACTCTCTGGAAGAACTGCTTGGCTGTTCGGATGTGGTCAGTCTCCACTGTCCGTTATCTGAGGAGACAAAATATATGATGAACGCGGATACACTGCAGCTGATGAAGCCTTCAGCATTTCTCATCAATACGGCAAGGGGGCCGCTGATGGAAGAGCATGCCCTCGCAGAGGCGCTGAACAGCGGCAGGATTGCAGGCGCAGCGCTGGATGTGCTCACAACAGAGCCACCCCAGGCGGACAACCCGTTGTTTCATGCGAAGAACTGCATCATCACACCGCATATCGCATGGGCTACCAAAGAGGCCAGAACGCGGCTGATCGATACCGCCGGGCATAACTTAAAAGCATTTATGGAGGGTGATCCGGTGAATATGGTGCAGTAG
- a CDS encoding sugar diacid recognition domain-containing protein: MLLSRQNAQRIVQELNDVISHKINMMDDAGIIVASSDPERVGEYHEGAGRILKLGKKELIVHRDGEYDGCKEGVNYPIVIQGQTIGVIGITGPHREAVKYGQIIQRITGILLREMLIKEQKLLDENIRNRYAEEWMKQDDILINQEFVERGRAIRIDITLPRRVVAFAVLHEGNGMFNIDSLESAEKALQQLRQRVKEREPDSIYLQTASGLVCAVPDRSDEQMRQFVRRLKESVSKDGAIRVAAGIDDACYPYPQIRTAEKQASKALQVCLRNEKKDICFYHDLGLEIFLDEVSDLSKAEYVRRIFKDYEKEELSEAICLLEIFYECRGSLGRTSERMHIHKNTLQYKLLKIRDRTGYDPRSLKDTSMFYIAAYFYREIRRIL, from the coding sequence ATGCTGTTGTCGAGACAGAATGCACAGAGAATCGTACAGGAACTGAATGATGTCATCAGTCATAAGATCAACATGATGGATGATGCAGGGATCATTGTTGCGAGCAGTGATCCGGAACGCGTCGGCGAATATCATGAAGGAGCAGGGCGGATCCTGAAGCTGGGAAAAAAGGAACTGATCGTCCACAGGGATGGTGAATATGACGGGTGCAAAGAAGGTGTAAATTATCCGATCGTGATCCAGGGACAGACTATCGGTGTGATCGGAATCACCGGCCCACACCGGGAGGCAGTAAAGTACGGACAGATCATTCAGCGTATCACAGGAATCCTGCTGCGGGAGATGCTGATAAAAGAACAGAAGCTGCTGGATGAAAACATCAGGAACCGATACGCTGAGGAATGGATGAAGCAGGATGATATTCTGATCAATCAGGAATTCGTAGAGCGGGGGAGGGCCATTCGGATCGATATCACACTTCCGAGACGTGTTGTGGCATTTGCCGTATTGCATGAAGGGAATGGGATGTTCAACATAGACAGTCTGGAGAGCGCAGAGAAAGCCCTGCAGCAGCTCAGGCAGAGAGTAAAAGAGCGTGAGCCTGACAGCATTTACCTGCAGACAGCTTCCGGACTGGTATGCGCAGTTCCTGACCGCAGCGATGAGCAGATGAGGCAGTTTGTGCGGAGGTTAAAAGAAAGTGTGTCAAAGGATGGGGCAATCCGGGTTGCGGCCGGAATCGACGATGCCTGCTATCCGTATCCGCAGATCCGAACAGCAGAAAAGCAAGCATCCAAAGCACTTCAGGTCTGTCTTAGAAATGAGAAGAAGGATATCTGTTTTTATCATGATCTCGGACTGGAAATCTTTCTGGATGAGGTCTCAGATCTGTCAAAAGCAGAATATGTGAGACGGATATTTAAAGATTATGAAAAAGAAGAGCTTTCCGAAGCGATCTGCCTGCTGGAAATATTTTATGAGTGCCGGGGATCGCTTGGCAGGACCTCTGAGCGTATGCACATACACAAAAACACCCTGCAGTATAAACTGTTGAAAATCCGGGATCGTACAGGTTATGATCCGCGTTCACTGAAAGATACCTCCATGTTTTATATAGCTGCTTATTTTTACCGGGAAATCCGGAGGATTTTATAG
- a CDS encoding ABC transporter ATP-binding protein: MSDTIITLRNVTKIYEGKTVLQNVNLSVPRGQSLALCGHNGSGKSTLLKLMAGLVKPTSGNVDVRKKALFHYIPEHFPKTDLTVWKYLQFMGRIDGIDKDKADQLSGQLLKDFFMEQMKDVPMKHLSKGTLQKVGVIQALLKVPDIMLLDEPLSGQDRPSQMVFIEKMNRLRDQGTTLIMSCHEPYLMHRLSDVVYLVQDKGLSPGESSGEFEECRYILVFEDTPDCLLPAKLGERVRRQGGRLIFSVTGQESSAVIGQMLQNGFTMREMYEQ; the protein is encoded by the coding sequence ATGTCAGATACGATCATCACATTGCGCAATGTCACAAAAATATATGAGGGGAAAACTGTCCTGCAGAATGTAAATCTCTCTGTGCCACGAGGACAGTCACTGGCACTCTGCGGGCACAACGGCAGCGGAAAAAGTACTCTGCTGAAACTAATGGCAGGACTGGTGAAACCCACCTCTGGAAATGTGGACGTCAGAAAAAAAGCGTTGTTTCACTATATACCGGAGCATTTTCCGAAAACTGATTTAACGGTATGGAAGTATCTTCAGTTTATGGGGAGAATTGACGGTATTGATAAGGATAAAGCAGATCAGTTGTCAGGTCAGCTGCTGAAAGATTTCTTTATGGAGCAGATGAAGGACGTGCCGATGAAACATCTGTCAAAAGGCACTCTCCAAAAAGTCGGAGTCATCCAGGCACTGCTTAAAGTTCCGGATATAATGCTGCTGGACGAACCGCTGTCCGGGCAGGACAGGCCGTCCCAGATGGTTTTTATCGAGAAAATGAACCGCCTGAGAGATCAGGGGACCACGCTGATCATGTCCTGCCATGAGCCATATCTGATGCACCGTTTATCGGATGTTGTTTATCTGGTGCAGGACAAAGGACTCTCGCCTGGGGAAAGTTCAGGTGAATTTGAGGAGTGCAGATATATTCTGGTATTTGAAGATACGCCGGACTGTTTGCTGCCGGCAAAGCTCGGCGAGAGAGTGAGGCGGCAGGGCGGCAGGCTGATCTTTTCTGTAACGGGACAGGAGAGCAGTGCTGTTATTGGCCAGATGCTGCAAAATGGTTTTACCATGCGGGAAATGTATGAGCAATAA
- a CDS encoding GGDEF domain-containing protein: MRDRELESAVEAYQRLAERDWLTGLYNRGTMEQKVNDWITAEKAGTLIFLDLDHFKQINDRYGHIKGDSLLQSVGDTLHKMFPEPNLVGRIGGDEFIIFVQHTMDGSWISSRCAQVRGRFREVRIQGGLLLKLGMTIFGTGYREGDSYREMFDRVDQMVTEEKRARKLKKGRLRAAENRRSAGIELDMDLIAREMQEESPMPGAYCQDYDTFRSIYRFMERRLERIKNTAYIILFTLTDEDNLFPNLEHRDYQMNILGEGIQNNLRMGDLYTQYTSCQYLVMVSDVSEENVEMIAQRICRFFYEERRVDAENLVLHHSYPLKSTEKTNK; this comes from the coding sequence ATGAGAGACAGAGAATTGGAGTCAGCGGTTGAAGCGTACCAGAGGCTTGCGGAGCGGGATTGGCTGACAGGTCTTTATAACCGCGGAACAATGGAGCAAAAGGTGAATGACTGGATCACGGCTGAAAAAGCCGGAACACTGATCTTTTTGGATCTGGATCACTTTAAACAGATTAATGACCGGTATGGACATATTAAGGGAGACAGTCTTCTGCAGAGCGTAGGGGACACATTACATAAAATGTTTCCGGAGCCGAACCTTGTGGGACGGATCGGCGGCGATGAGTTCATCATATTTGTGCAGCATACCATGGACGGCAGCTGGATCAGCAGCAGGTGTGCGCAGGTGCGGGGGCGTTTTCGCGAAGTACGTATCCAGGGCGGACTCCTTCTGAAACTTGGCATGACGATTTTTGGAACCGGCTATCGGGAGGGGGACAGCTATCGTGAGATGTTTGACCGTGTTGACCAGATGGTGACAGAGGAGAAACGCGCGCGAAAGCTGAAAAAGGGCAGGCTGCGCGCAGCCGAAAACCGCAGGAGTGCCGGGATTGAACTGGATATGGACCTGATAGCCAGAGAAATGCAGGAAGAATCTCCGATGCCTGGTGCGTACTGCCAGGATTATGATACGTTTAGGAGCATTTATCGTTTTATGGAACGCAGACTGGAGAGAATCAAGAATACGGCGTATATTATTCTGTTTACGCTGACGGATGAGGATAATCTGTTTCCGAATCTCGAACACCGTGACTATCAGATGAATATACTGGGAGAAGGGATTCAGAATAACCTGCGTATGGGGGATTTATACACACAGTATACCAGCTGCCAGTACCTGGTCATGGTATCCGATGTATCGGAAGAAAATGTTGAAATGATCGCTCAGCGTATCTGCAGATTTTTTTATGAGGAGCGCAGAGTTGACGCCGAAAATCTGGTCCTTCACCACAGTTATCCGTTAAAATCAACCGAAAAGACGAATAAATAG
- a CDS encoding MATE family efflux transporter, whose amino-acid sequence MKRTNDLGRDPVFHLVLRLAVPTMLAQLVSVLYSIVDRMYIGAGVGDLALAGVGVCGPIVTLLSSFASLVGLGGSPIMAMRMGEGNNREAKRILNNSFLMLLALSAVLTVLFLLAKDHLLMWFGASPATFDYANSYMTIYTAGTFFALMSVGMNSFLIAQGFSGLGMVTVMLGALLNIALDPIFIFLFDMGVAGAAVATVISQMASCAFVLLSLLRKTMPIRLGWGDFQWQAVHRIVSFGLSPFLIIASDSVLLIVLNTVLQRYGGPKEGDILVTCATIVQSYILLITMPLGGITLGSQPVVSFNYGTGDAVRMKKAIRCIVGLCVAFCVLMTVLTHTASPLYVTLFTKDPEVMARSVHYIKIFTAMIIPLAVQYPLVDETTALGHVRLALFCSAFRKTIFLAGLLLLPRLVTPEATFLSEPIADLTAALVTSALFFRFFPRIVAARSEAVAQKNT is encoded by the coding sequence ATGAAACGAACAAATGATTTAGGCCGTGATCCTGTTTTTCATCTCGTATTGCGGCTGGCGGTACCCACCATGCTGGCGCAGCTGGTAAGTGTTCTCTACTCGATTGTGGACCGCATGTACATAGGCGCCGGAGTAGGAGACCTGGCTCTGGCAGGGGTCGGGGTATGTGGTCCGATCGTAACTTTACTGTCTTCCTTTGCTTCCCTCGTGGGACTGGGTGGTTCCCCCATCATGGCCATGCGCATGGGGGAAGGAAATAACAGGGAAGCAAAGCGGATCCTCAACAACAGTTTTCTCATGCTGCTGGCGCTCTCAGCTGTGTTGACCGTCCTGTTCCTGCTGGCAAAAGATCATCTGCTCATGTGGTTTGGCGCAAGTCCTGCAACTTTTGATTATGCGAACTCTTACATGACCATCTATACAGCGGGCACCTTTTTTGCCCTGATGTCCGTCGGGATGAACAGTTTCCTGATCGCACAGGGATTCTCCGGATTAGGCATGGTTACTGTTATGCTGGGGGCTTTGTTGAATATAGCGCTGGACCCTATTTTTATTTTCCTGTTTGATATGGGTGTAGCGGGAGCTGCTGTTGCCACCGTGATTTCGCAGATGGCATCCTGTGCTTTTGTACTTTTGTCTCTGCTGCGCAAGACGATGCCGATACGGCTTGGATGGGGAGATTTTCAGTGGCAGGCGGTGCACAGGATCGTCTCCTTCGGACTTTCACCGTTCCTCATCATTGCAAGTGACAGCGTACTGCTCATCGTACTGAACACCGTCCTCCAGCGCTACGGGGGACCAAAAGAAGGGGACATCCTGGTCACCTGTGCAACTATCGTACAGAGTTATATCCTTCTTATCACAATGCCGCTTGGCGGAATTACACTGGGCAGTCAGCCTGTGGTCAGTTTCAACTACGGCACAGGCGATGCAGTGCGCATGAAAAAAGCCATCCGCTGTATCGTGGGTCTGTGTGTCGCATTCTGTGTGCTTATGACTGTATTAACACATACAGCTTCACCGCTCTATGTGACCCTGTTCACGAAAGACCCGGAAGTTATGGCACGTTCCGTTCATTATATCAAAATATTTACGGCTATGATCATCCCCCTGGCAGTCCAGTATCCCCTGGTGGATGAGACCACAGCACTGGGACATGTACGGCTTGCATTGTTTTGTTCTGCTTTTAGAAAGACCATTTTTCTGGCGGGTCTTTTATTGCTGCCCCGACTGGTTACACCGGAAGCTACCTTTCTCTCAGAACCGATCGCAGACCTGACGGCGGCACTGGTGACCTCTGCTTTATTCTTTCGCTTCTTTCCCCGCATTGTTGCTGCGCGTTCTGAAGCCGTGGCACAGAAAAATACATAA